The following are encoded together in the Triplophysa rosa unplaced genomic scaffold, Trosa_1v2 scaffold22_ERROPOS151950, whole genome shotgun sequence genome:
- the LOC130550071 gene encoding somatostatin receptor type 5 isoform X1, giving the protein MESLNRSGWTGPIPGDYNSSTGFGFSGMSAPIGNYSTNVSNQSIPFQGSSTMMTAIISLTVFIVGLTGNTLAIYVVLRYAKMKTVTNIYILNLAVADELYILGLPFLTTQNVLSYWPFGSFLCRAVMTADSLNQFTSIFCLTVMSIDRYLAVVHPIRSTRWRRPRVAKAVSAAVWAFSFVVVLPVVIYSDVQDKFNSCNLIWPEPSDVWSTAFILYTATIGFFGPLLVICLCYLLIVVKVKSSGARAGFTKRRRSERKVTRMVVVIVVVFVLCWLPFYIINIVNLVFILPENSVMAGVYFFAVLLSYANSCANPLLYGFLSDNFKQSFRKVLCVRKANGVEDGDPSVPRTEKTTTQDTTFLTPRNNDFNGHVWPQPQDTPLNVPVTPPSHTAELSIHPVPSVTTPNPSHDL; this is encoded by the exons AAAGCATCCCGTTTCAAGGAAGCAGCACCATGATGACCGCCATCATATCATTAACCGTGTTTATCGTTGGACTGACCGGCAACACATTAGCGATTTACGTGGTTTTACGTTATGCTAAAATGAAAACAGTTACTAACATCTATATTTTGAACTTGGCCGTCGCTGATGAACTCTATATTTTAGGTCTGCCGTTCCTTACGACTCAAAACGTACTCTCCTACTGGCCGTTCGGCTCCTTTCTGTGTCGCGCTGTCATGACGGCAGACTCGCTGAACCAGTTTACAAGCATCTTCTGCTTGACGGTCATGAGCATTGACCGTTATTTAGCGGTTGTACATCCTATTCGCTCCACTAGGTGGCGCCGGCCGCGAGTGGCTAAAGCCGTCAGCGCCGCGGTGTGGGCGTTTTCGTTCGTTGTCGTTCTTCCCGTGGTCATATACTCTGACGTCCAAGACAAATTTAACTCATGCAACCTAATTTGGCCGGAGCCGAGCGATGTGTGGTCCACCGCGTTCATCCTGTACACTGCCACCATCGGGTTCTTCGGCCCCCTGCTGGTCATCTGCTTGTGTTACCTCCTCATTGTAGTCAAGGTGAAGTCATCCGGCGCTCGGGCGGGATTTACGAAGCGCAGGCGTTCGGAACGTAAGGTGACGCGCATGGTGGTGGTGATCGTGGTGGTGTTTGTTCTCTGCTGGCTGCCGTTCTACATCATCAACATCGTGAACCTGGTCTTCATCCTTCCGGAGAACAGCGTGATGGCGGGGGTGTATTTTTTCGCCGTTCTCCTGTCGTACGCCAACAGCTGCGCCAACCCGCTTCTCTACGGGTTTTTGTCCGACAACTTCAAGCAGAGTTTCCGGAAGGTCCTGTGCGTCCGGAAGGCGAATGGCGTGGAGGACGGGGACCCCAGTGTTCCACGGACGGAGAAAACCACGACCCAGGACACCACGTTCCTTACACCGCGGAACAACGACTTTAATGGACAT GTGTGGCCACAGCCTCAAGACACGCCTCTGAATGTGCCAGTGACCCCGCCCTCCCACACAGCAGAACTCAGCATCCACCCGGTGCCCTCAGTCACAACGCCTAATCCCAGCCATGACCTGTGA